A region from the Microbacterium lacus genome encodes:
- a CDS encoding M15 family metallopeptidase: protein MTAPEPHIPPQTRRQARAERERVLERAPEPPTTTRPLPVLADPGPQRRSRRPSTGRTPTRVGARAVPVAPTRREARAVAVLQGHRAITAPQHAGHRSARVGIAALAVATSLMLVSAASVTAAFGGPELFTPQQAGEADAPEVTARLSAPVPATAETIPAPTVSAAPAALDVCSRPGVADALAAGDDAAAIAAAGGPEAFRAAVAGGTAGCVRLDDSARVWVVLNKTRPHNPLDYRPASLELPGGVRSIEGGALRADAAAALSAMASGAAAAGVGEIALLSGFRSFQTQQETYGNQVGAQGAAQADLTSARPGYSEHQSGLAADVVACADGCGTLDDLAATAQGQWIAANAWQYGWIVRYEAGYQPITGYDPEPWHLRFIGTDLAKAYHDGGWHTLEEFFGLPAAPTYP, encoded by the coding sequence GTGACGGCTCCCGAACCGCACATCCCCCCACAGACCCGTCGGCAAGCGCGAGCTGAGCGTGAACGGGTCCTCGAGCGCGCCCCGGAGCCCCCGACCACCACGCGTCCGCTCCCCGTGCTCGCCGATCCGGGTCCTCAGCGACGCTCGCGCCGGCCGTCGACGGGGCGGACACCGACCCGGGTCGGCGCGCGCGCCGTCCCCGTCGCGCCGACCCGCCGCGAGGCGCGCGCGGTCGCGGTTCTGCAGGGCCACCGGGCGATCACGGCGCCGCAGCACGCGGGCCATCGCAGTGCCCGCGTCGGGATCGCAGCGCTCGCCGTCGCGACCTCGCTGATGCTCGTCTCGGCCGCTTCGGTCACGGCGGCCTTCGGCGGCCCCGAGCTGTTCACCCCGCAGCAGGCCGGCGAGGCTGACGCGCCCGAGGTCACGGCGCGCCTGAGCGCACCCGTGCCCGCGACCGCTGAGACGATCCCGGCGCCGACGGTGTCGGCCGCACCGGCGGCCCTCGACGTCTGCAGTCGGCCGGGGGTGGCCGACGCCCTCGCCGCGGGCGACGACGCCGCTGCGATCGCCGCGGCCGGCGGACCGGAGGCCTTCCGCGCCGCCGTCGCCGGCGGAACGGCCGGCTGCGTGCGCCTCGACGATTCGGCGCGCGTCTGGGTCGTGCTGAACAAGACCCGGCCGCACAACCCCCTCGATTACCGCCCGGCGAGCCTCGAGCTTCCCGGCGGCGTGCGCAGCATCGAGGGCGGGGCGCTGCGGGCGGATGCCGCCGCCGCGCTGTCGGCGATGGCCTCGGGCGCGGCTGCGGCAGGGGTCGGCGAGATCGCCCTCCTCAGCGGATTCCGTTCGTTTCAGACCCAGCAGGAGACCTACGGCAATCAGGTGGGCGCGCAGGGTGCGGCGCAGGCCGACCTCACCAGCGCGCGCCCGGGCTACAGCGAGCACCAGTCCGGTCTGGCCGCCGACGTCGTCGCGTGCGCGGACGGCTGCGGCACCCTGGACGACCTCGCGGCGACCGCGCAGGGACAGTGGATCGCCGCGAACGCCTGGCAGTACGGGTGGATCGTCCGCTACGAAGCGGGCTACCAGCCGATCACCGGCTACGACCCCGAGCCGTGGCACCTGCGCTTCATCGGCACCGATCTGGCGAAGGCGTACCACGACGGCGGCTGGCACACCCTCGAGGAGTTCTTCGGTCTTCCGGCGGCGCCCACCTACCCCTGA
- a CDS encoding acyl-CoA dehydrogenase family protein, whose protein sequence is MERDIYDEDHEAFRDVVKEFIKRYATDEKRKQWDADGEVDRATLRAAGESGIIGLAVPEEYGGAGMLQDYRFRAIVNEEVIGAGLGSLAGALGIQDDLAVPYVVHMGTDEQKQKWLPGMATGEILGALAMTEPGAGSDLRGIKTTAKKVDGGYVVNGAKTFISSGKTADMVVTFVKTGEGNRPDAFSLLILENGMAGFDHGKKLEKMGFHGWDTAELSFTDVFVPEENLIGGKEGLGFIQLMMNLPLERLSIGVAAAAAGEAAFVWTRDYTLSREAFGQSIADFQNTRFKLADMATTVDVMWAYIDRAMLLYKDKKLTAEEAAKVKFWATDREWELLDIGVQLHGGYGYITEYPIARAFLDARVHRIYGGTNEIMRDIVSRQIVGKR, encoded by the coding sequence ATGGAGCGCGACATCTACGACGAAGACCACGAAGCATTCCGCGACGTCGTCAAGGAGTTCATCAAGCGCTACGCGACCGACGAGAAGCGCAAGCAGTGGGACGCCGACGGCGAGGTCGATCGCGCGACGCTGCGCGCCGCGGGCGAGTCGGGCATCATCGGTCTCGCCGTGCCGGAGGAGTACGGCGGCGCCGGCATGCTGCAGGACTACCGCTTCCGCGCGATCGTGAACGAAGAGGTCATCGGCGCGGGTCTCGGCTCGCTCGCGGGCGCGCTCGGCATTCAGGACGACCTGGCCGTGCCGTACGTCGTGCACATGGGAACCGACGAGCAGAAGCAGAAGTGGCTTCCCGGGATGGCGACCGGTGAGATCCTCGGCGCGCTCGCCATGACCGAGCCGGGTGCGGGCAGCGACCTCCGCGGCATCAAGACCACCGCGAAGAAGGTCGACGGCGGCTATGTCGTCAACGGCGCCAAGACGTTCATCTCCTCGGGCAAGACCGCCGACATGGTCGTGACGTTCGTGAAGACGGGTGAGGGCAATCGTCCCGACGCCTTCAGCCTGCTGATCCTCGAGAACGGCATGGCGGGCTTCGACCACGGCAAGAAGCTCGAGAAGATGGGCTTCCACGGCTGGGACACCGCCGAACTCTCGTTCACCGACGTCTTCGTGCCGGAAGAGAACCTGATCGGCGGCAAGGAGGGACTGGGGTTCATCCAGCTCATGATGAACCTGCCGCTCGAGCGTCTGTCGATCGGCGTCGCCGCCGCGGCCGCCGGAGAAGCCGCGTTCGTCTGGACCCGCGACTACACCCTCAGCCGCGAGGCGTTCGGGCAGTCGATCGCGGATTTCCAGAACACGCGCTTCAAGCTCGCCGACATGGCGACGACGGTCGACGTCATGTGGGCCTACATCGACCGGGCGATGCTGCTGTACAAGGACAAGAAGCTCACGGCCGAAGAGGCGGCGAAGGTCAAGTTCTGGGCGACCGACCGCGAGTGGGAGCTCCTGGACATCGGCGTGCAGCTGCACGGCGGCTACGGCTACATCACCGAGTACCCGATCGCCCGCGCCTTCCTCGATGCTCGCGTGCACCGCATCTACGGGGGCACGAACGAGATCATGCGCGACATCGTGTCGCGCCAGATCGTCGGCAAGCGCTGA